The following DNA comes from Erigeron canadensis isolate Cc75 chromosome 3, C_canadensis_v1, whole genome shotgun sequence.
GGCCCCCAAATTAATCTTGTTTAAGGCCTTGAAAAAACTTGAGCCGGCACCGATGAAAATACTAGAACTTTTGGCAAAATAAATCCGTGAAGTTGAAGATAAAAAGTACGTACCCCAACCACAACTTTTTGCTCCAACCACACTATCAGATCACTGATCCGTCAATGTAAGCGTACATTATTGAAAAAAATGTGAAATAGCGGTAAAATATGGATGGActtgtaatttataaatatttatgattgttgtttttataaattgtttTGTAGTgtgctatttttaaaattttaatgaaattttatattttatataattgtttattataatcctttattataattaaaaataaaaataaaaatgataatagtTGTATCATGACACCTTGTAAAAGATAATGACTTTGTGGATTGAAATAATGAAATGAGTTGAAAACGAATGGAGATATTTCTCAAGTTGATCAAATTGAAGgataaagttaaaattaaaatatagtttttcaATCTTGAGCCTTCGaaaattaagatatttttacttttatttctcaagttatttttaaacttaaaaGTGATTTGTTAAAAACACATTATTGGTGGATGGTGTGGGTTGGCTGACACCCTCCATCCTAATAAGTGTAGTATTATTTACTAAAGTATCTTTTAAAAGCGAAGAGATATACTTTTTGTAGTTAAAAAAATTGACATCtacttttacttattttttttccaatatataCTAACAGTTATACAATATGCATTATTATTGTACAAAGGCTGTATTTtgggagaaaagaaaaaaaacccgaaATAGGAGACCCAAACTGAAAGATGACGGCCCGAGTTACTGTTAGAAAAGCTGGGGCGCCAAATCAAATTATTACACAGAACACAGTTATGGGATCAGTGACTCTCCATTTCATCTTCTCCAATAAAGGTTTAAATATGTGACTTTCTAGTTCCAAGAAAGTATAAGATATTTTTCAGAAGGTAAACAGAGCAAACCTTCTTCCTTCTTTATTCTTCCTATTTTTAAACAATAGTGCTGATAGTAGCTTGGTTACCATTTTTATATGTAAGTAGATCCTTTCAAATTTCCatcactttttatttaaaaagttatttgtttaataatatcATCATCAAACTTGCAAAAACAACAATGTTGGAAGATACTATTATGGAAGAAAGAGAGGAACTTATGTTATCACTAAAACCCTCTAAAACCCATGATCCGACCCGGAAACTTGGCCTATTTTTAAAACCCACTTCTACTTTGACAAATCATGGAAAACCCTTTGACCCAACTCATTGCTGTGAAGAAAAAATGTGTTCTTTAAGGGTTTTATTCAAAGGGTGGAGAACGCAACAAAAGGGTTGGAAAGATTGGGTTGATGGTATGCATTCCTTACATAAGTCCACATGGAAAAAAGCCGGAATTTACGAAGCCGTCCTGAATTCGTGTTACGAGATTAAGAAAGATGATAACTTGATTCTTGGGTTTGTTCAGAAATGGTGTGATGAGACTAAAAGTTTTGTGTTTAGCTGGGGAGAAGTTACAGTTACATTGGAAGATATGATGGTTATTGGTGGTTATTCTGTTTTGGGTGACTCTGTGGATTGCGCTATCGTAAATGAGGATATGGAGAGGGTTTTAGAGAAACTGATGGAAGTAAGGACTGAGTTAACAAGATCTAGTGCAAATAAAGCTGATCAGACTCAATGGATGAAGAAATTTAAAGATAGTGGAAGCGATATCGAACATGAAGCATTTCTTGTATTGTGGTTATGCAGGTTTGTTTTCCCTTCTTCGTCTGCCGTAGTTATGAAAGATGTTCTTACCATTGGTATTCATTTAGCTCGAGGGGTCAAACTTGCTCTTGCACCTGCTGTTCTTGCTAGCATTTATAGAGATTTAAGCttgttaaaaactaaaatggTTGGTTTTAAAGATGATGATCACAATGATAAGACCGTGACTGCTGTTTGGGCTCCTTTTCAACTTGTTCAAGTTTGGATTTGGGAGAGATTCTGTAAACTTAGGCCTAATCCTGGTCATAGTTGCAGTCCAAGATTTGCTAAATGGGGCAACAAGTTGCCTGTAAAGGATGTTAGTTCATTTGTTGGTTCTGCATTGGAAGAGTTTTGTTGGCAGCCTTATGGTGAAGATTTAAATGATCATTCGCTGTTGTCTAAGTTGTATCAAGATGTGGGAAGGTGGGTCGTCCTTGATGTTTGTTTAGATGAAGGATTGGAGTCATGGGCTCGTTGTTCGAGAGTTTCTGAGTTAGTTGGGATAGATGGGAACTGCATAGAACAATATTTACCCCATAGAGTTGCAATGCAATTTGGGATGAACCAAGATGTTCCTGGTGATGTGGCCCGAACCAATGAAACTTCTGAAGTCGCCTGGAATTTTTACTCTCGGCCAGTTACAGATGCTAAGTTGTATATTCCATCAAGAGTCTCTGAACCTCATGTTACTGCTAGATACTTGGAGTGGAGCAATAAGTCAACTGGCTCATGTTCTCAGCTGTGTGACGACGAAGGTAAAAACTTAGTGAAAAATGAATTAAGAACAGAAGGATCTGAAGATGCTATGGGTAATAACGATgctggtggtggtagtggtgatGACGAGATTAATGCATTAGGATTAAAACTTGAAGCCAGAATTGGTAAACTTGAGGAagtatttcaatatctcaaaGCTAAAAAACAGAAGGTGATATAATTAGAATCTTACCAGGGCATATAAGTTGGCTTAAATTCCACTATTTGCTTAGAAGCATGGAAATGCCAAGGAAAACTCATCTATGCAGATTGCATAGTGTTTCACTTTGTTTTTGTCTATCAATATCTGTATCGatctatatcatatatattggtTTTCTTAACAAAGTTAACGTGAAACAAGGTGACAAGTTCAACTCGTATATCTTATGTATCTTTGTGTTTTCTATTGGGTGGCAATGTGCCTGGACTTAAATGGTTGCAAACTACTTGCAAAACTGATTTGTGCATTTGTTAACAATTGTTCACAGACTCATGGTTCAATATTGTTCATAttgtatgtatgttttttttaatagaccTTGTACAAATCAGCCAAGTGCCGCCTCTATAAGACCGTTCTTGATATACTTGGCTTGTCTATCTGCCCGGTGGTTGAGTGAGAGTTAAGATCAGTATTGTAGAAACCAGCTAATCGTTGTCTTTTTCTTGCTAAGGGTGGTGTTGGGTCAACAGGTTTCAAAGAGTATGTATATAATGTCAAAGTGTGAAATATGTAGTTACATCTACATACACAGTGCTGCttaaaggggaaaaaaattGGTAGTTGATGCACAGGTAAGAATTGATTTGGTCCGGCACCATGCCTTCCCAATCCTCCGGAGGCTCAATACTTGAAGCAGCCTCATTCAGATTCACCAAAATGTCCTTTTTCACTTCCATTGGAATTCGCACATTATCTGTTCTATTTTCTACAACCATATCAAGCAACtgtagacaaaaaaaaaattaaaattgagatAGAAATGAATAAAGATTAAAGAACCTGCTAAAGTTGGCTATTTGTTGCAAATATACTTCTAAAGTGTTGATGATACTACTGtccatttgttttttagtttaaaatcaGGTCACAAAGAAATGAATTTGCACAGGGTACAGGAATAAGCATAGTAATAAAAGgatcatttatattttagtgTCATGTTCGGTTTGCTTATGCTGTACTTGTTTATGAAGGTATACCTGTTGAAGCCAAGACAAGCAGATATCAAACACATTCTGGTCTGGAAGAAACTGGGCAACCCAACCAAAATAGTTttctaacaaaataataattc
Coding sequences within:
- the LOC122591987 gene encoding serine/threonine-protein phosphatase 7 long form homolog, yielding MLEDTIMEEREELMLSLKPSKTHDPTRKLGLFLKPTSTLTNHGKPFDPTHCCEEKMCSLRVLFKGWRTQQKGWKDWVDGMHSLHKSTWKKAGIYEAVLNSCYEIKKDDNLILGFVQKWCDETKSFVFSWGEVTVTLEDMMVIGGYSVLGDSVDCAIVNEDMERVLEKLMEVRTELTRSSANKADQTQWMKKFKDSGSDIEHEAFLVLWLCRFVFPSSSAVVMKDVLTIGIHLARGVKLALAPAVLASIYRDLSLLKTKMVGFKDDDHNDKTVTAVWAPFQLVQVWIWERFCKLRPNPGHSCSPRFAKWGNKLPVKDVSSFVGSALEEFCWQPYGEDLNDHSLLSKLYQDVGRWVVLDVCLDEGLESWARCSRVSELVGIDGNCIEQYLPHRVAMQFGMNQDVPGDVARTNETSEVAWNFYSRPVTDAKLYIPSRVSEPHVTARYLEWSNKSTGSCSQLCDDEGKNLVKNELRTEGSEDAMGNNDAGGGSGDDEINALGLKLEARIGKLEEVFQYLKAKKQKVI